Genomic window (Lusitaniella coriacea LEGE 07157):
GGGGGTTTCTAGGGTTAGGGGAACGTGGCGATCGCGCGCTGTGGTCGCGATCGCGCGCTGGCATCCCTCTAAGGCTTCTGGCAAGTTCTCAAAGCGTGTTGCACCCTCTAAAACCTCTCCCCCATGTACTGCCATGCGTCGCGCCTCTTCCCCCAAAGGATCGCACTGGGGATTAACCAACACCAACTGGTACAATCCCATATTTTTCATCACCCGCGCGATCGCGCCCACATTCAATGCACCCGCAGGCTCCACTAAAACAATCCGCACGTTGGTTGCCAAATTCAAACTATGCCCTACGCCAATTCAATACTGTAATACAGTAGCGCAAAGTTATGCGGGTTGTGCTTCGCAAGTATTTTGAGTTCGCTGCTTCCAAATCCAGCCGGAATAGGGCGCGCGAATTTCCAGCCAGCCCCGTTCTTCTTTTCCCGTGACCGCCACTTGAACGCCAACAGCAACGACCTTTCCGGTTTTCTCGCCCCCAGCACGGACGCGCACATTAGAGGGTTTAACGACCACTGTGCAATCCTTCTGGAGTTTGGTTTGCCGATCTGCGGAAATGTGATGCGCGGCGAACCGAGCAGACAAGGGCAAGCGGAAAGTTGACACCGCCGCGATCGCGACAAGGGCAACGGTTCCTAAGCTCAGGAACAAAGGTAATTTGGGAACGGGGGGCAGGGGGTCAATCGGACGATACTGAGGGGGGCGGGGAGCGGTAGACGGACGAGAAGGCGCGATTGTAACGGTATTTTGATGGGAAGATACCTCTGGGGAAGTGGGGAGGGGAACCGAAGAATCGGCGTTTTTCACCGTTGGTACAGCTCGCGAAGCAGAGAGGGGGCGCAAAGCTCGAAGCGCCAAACGATAGCCCTGACTCAGATAATAGCGACCCATTTGGCGAGTCGCGATCGCCAATGCTTGGGGCGTTAAAGGTTGTGTGAGGGGTTCGAGGGCTTGCAGAACTTCCGTCGCCGATTGATAGCGGTATGCGAAGTAGTTTCGCACCATTTGGCTGATAATTGCAGCAAACAAATCGCTAACCTGGGCGCGATCTTGCCATAACAAATCTCCCGTATCCTCATTCTCTGGCAGTTGGGTGGGATTCACCCCGGTTAATGCCTGAACCGCGATCGCGCCCAGGGCATAAATATCGCTGCTCGGTCGCGGTCTGCCTTGACTCTGCTCGCTGGGCATATAGCCCGGAGTCCCAATGGCAACCGTATCGTTTGTCGCCGCAATTCCCGGCATCTGGATTTGTTTGACCGCCCCAAAATCCACCAAAACCAGTTGTCGGTCGGTCGCGCGACGAATCAAATTATCCGGTTTGATATCCCGATGAATCACGCCATTATCGTGGACAAATTCCAGAATCGGTAATACTTCTTGCAAAAGCTTGAGAACTTGACCCTCACTCCAGCGCTGACCGGGTTTCAATTCTGCACTGAGGGGATGTCCGGCAATATATTCCTGAACGAGAAAAAATTCTTCATTTTCTTCAAAATAAGCGAGTAATCGGGGTATTTTGTCATATTTTCCCACCTTCTCTAAGGTTTCTGCTTCGCTATTAAACAGTCGCCGAGCCATTTGCAAAAATTCCGGATCGCTCGTAGCGGGTTTAAGCTGTTTGACGACGCAAGTGGGGTTTCCCGGACGACGGGTATCTTTCGCAATGTAGGTTCGACCAAATCCCCCTTGACCTAAGCCTTTAACTACCTGATAGCGCCGATCTAAGAGTGTGCCGATCGTCATATCACTTACCTATAAGGTACAACACTGGTAGGGATAGACTGATTTTGGGGATTGAATGTTTCGGGCAAGTCTGCGAAAAATGGAAAGGGGCGGTCATATTATATTCACAACCGATGCACCGTATTCTGGATAAGAATGCCATACTTGATGATTAGTGAGGGGTTGAACCCCTCAGACAACCCTTGCACCCCAGACTTTTAACCATCTTCCCAGGGAGGGATCGATCCGAGCGATGGCAGAATTTTCGCTACTCCTACACCAGGACAATACAAAAATTTCTATTCCCAGCGATTGCGAGGAATTTACAATTGGTCGTCTGCCAGAATGCGATTGGTGTTTGCCCTTTGCCGGAATTTCTCGCTGTCACGCCCGTTTGCGCAAAAGCCCATCGGGAGCATGGCGGATTGAAGACATGGGCAGTAAAAATGGCACGCGCTTGAACGAGCGTCCGGTCACGGCATCTCAAGTCGTTCGGGATGGCGATACGATTTGGCTGGGGGATATTAGCCTGCAAGCGATCCTGAGCGCCTCCCAGCCCGATCTCCCCCCGGTAACGGCTCCCCTTCCCAGTCGCACGACCATTTTGCACAATGTTAAAGAGTTGCAACAACAATGGATTCAGGCCAGCAGTGGGCAAGGGGAGACGAGCAACAAAGATACGACGATCGATCGCCTCAAAGAGTTAGTGGAGATTGGCAAACATTTGAGCGCGGCGGCATCTATTGAAGAT
Coding sequences:
- a CDS encoding serine/threonine-protein kinase, yielding MTIGTLLDRRYQVVKGLGQGGFGRTYIAKDTRRPGNPTCVVKQLKPATSDPEFLQMARRLFNSEAETLEKVGKYDKIPRLLAYFEENEEFFLVQEYIAGHPLSAELKPGQRWSEGQVLKLLQEVLPILEFVHDNGVIHRDIKPDNLIRRATDRQLVLVDFGAVKQIQMPGIAATNDTVAIGTPGYMPSEQSQGRPRPSSDIYALGAIAVQALTGVNPTQLPENEDTGDLLWQDRAQVSDLFAAIISQMVRNYFAYRYQSATEVLQALEPLTQPLTPQALAIATRQMGRYYLSQGYRLALRALRPLSASRAVPTVKNADSSVPLPTSPEVSSHQNTVTIAPSRPSTAPRPPQYRPIDPLPPVPKLPLFLSLGTVALVAIAAVSTFRLPLSARFAAHHISADRQTKLQKDCTVVVKPSNVRVRAGGEKTGKVVAVGVQVAVTGKEERGWLEIRAPYSGWIWKQRTQNTCEAQPA